The Verrucomicrobiia bacterium genome includes a window with the following:
- a CDS encoding AAA family ATPase: protein MDKGAHFYKCDFQVHTPRDSQWSGTEAITPEERQAYAKELIQACRDKGLHAIAITDHHDFVFYPYIRTAAKEEIAPDGQPFPEEEKIIVFPGVELTLSSPPCQVIVILDAHFDESKLNDVLTVLTIAQVDPSKSKLPSVTSVSPTSITGLNNLEETLNQHLWLKGKFTILPNVTSEGYKTIFRDGFTKHYQEMRCVGGYIDGDYAKSKTGHKNIFEGRQINNGFKALAVFQTSDNRDRNHFELGVPSTYVKWSVPTAEALRQACLAKQSRLSHNEPALPSIWVTYLKVSNSKFLGKIDLHLNQQLNAIIGGRGTGKSTILEYLRWGLCDQSIESEEIDVVQTKRKNLIDNTLQKVDGEVTVGFYLNGVHHAVRRDSKKNEIFLQIGSSDFSPATEQQIRSLLPIQAYSQKQLSSVGVRVDELKRFVELPIKQKLDDIRSELRNTAANMRAAYGHSIRMSEIEVEVQKNNVEITSLSEQLTALRNSLKGLSEEDQKLINLKSKYDLEEGLIEGLHNKLAIAKSNIELLVDSFNETEQKNDPPEDIENKEAIRQVQEKFNAKFLEIESAVTSLSNLLSPQSLVEINESVSIWENLREEFIKKYEETKTKANDNKLQLQQIQTLEQRIALLRKQQTEKQNALTTLGDPKATYVTLRKYWDELHTRKLAELKSQCTQFTDLSDGLIKADLSKGLDTFKLTQKLKQAFIGMIVREEKLDRACQGILNSTDPFSEWNTILTDLEHLAKHSNEASTALPNTPTLDKYGFIESEKSRIGSMFDSSKWLELSVTELEFNPKFHYCSNKKTNEYIDFKDASAGQQATALLTVLLNQTGAPLIIDQPEDDIDSRMVRDIVELVWKAKCRRQLVFASHSANFVVNGDAELVVCCDYVKTGDQTKGIVKAVGAIDSESIKEEITSVTEGGKEAFKLRMEKYGF from the coding sequence ATGGACAAAGGTGCTCATTTCTATAAATGCGATTTTCAGGTTCACACGCCAAGAGATTCACAGTGGTCTGGAACTGAAGCGATAACACCAGAAGAACGACAAGCCTATGCGAAAGAGCTTATCCAAGCTTGTCGAGATAAAGGTCTGCATGCAATCGCGATAACGGACCATCACGATTTCGTTTTCTACCCTTACATACGAACTGCAGCAAAAGAGGAAATCGCCCCCGATGGTCAACCATTTCCCGAGGAGGAAAAAATCATTGTTTTTCCCGGAGTAGAACTGACACTTTCATCTCCTCCCTGCCAAGTCATAGTTATTTTAGACGCGCATTTCGACGAATCCAAACTAAACGACGTTTTAACCGTTCTGACAATTGCGCAGGTTGATCCCTCCAAAAGTAAGCTCCCATCCGTCACATCAGTGTCACCAACTTCAATCACCGGGCTCAACAACCTTGAAGAAACACTCAACCAACACCTGTGGCTAAAAGGCAAGTTCACGATTCTTCCGAATGTCACTTCTGAAGGCTACAAAACAATTTTTCGAGATGGATTCACCAAGCACTATCAGGAAATGAGGTGTGTGGGTGGTTATATTGATGGAGATTACGCCAAATCCAAAACCGGCCATAAAAACATCTTTGAAGGCCGCCAAATTAACAATGGCTTCAAAGCACTTGCTGTCTTCCAAACTTCCGATAACCGTGACCGCAACCATTTTGAACTAGGAGTGCCAAGCACATATGTAAAATGGTCAGTACCGACTGCGGAGGCACTGCGGCAAGCATGCCTGGCAAAACAATCACGGCTATCCCATAACGAACCAGCACTGCCTAGCATTTGGGTAACATATCTAAAGGTTTCCAACTCAAAATTCCTTGGAAAAATTGATCTCCATCTAAATCAGCAACTGAATGCAATTATCGGCGGCAGGGGAACCGGGAAATCCACCATCCTTGAGTACCTACGATGGGGACTATGCGATCAATCTATTGAGAGTGAAGAAATTGATGTCGTTCAAACCAAGAGAAAAAATCTTATCGACAACACGCTTCAAAAGGTCGATGGCGAAGTAACTGTAGGATTCTATCTAAATGGAGTACACCATGCAGTCCGGAGAGATTCGAAGAAAAACGAAATTTTCCTCCAAATCGGAAGCAGCGATTTCAGTCCAGCCACTGAGCAGCAAATCCGCAGCCTGCTTCCGATTCAGGCTTACAGCCAAAAACAACTCAGCAGTGTGGGAGTGCGTGTCGATGAATTAAAACGATTCGTTGAGCTACCAATAAAGCAGAAACTCGACGACATTCGCTCGGAATTGAGAAATACAGCAGCGAATATGCGCGCCGCATACGGGCATTCAATTCGAATGAGCGAAATTGAAGTAGAAGTTCAAAAAAACAATGTCGAAATCACCTCTCTCTCAGAGCAGCTAACAGCTTTACGCAATAGTCTTAAGGGACTTTCTGAGGAAGATCAAAAACTGATCAACTTAAAATCGAAATACGACCTCGAAGAAGGCTTAATTGAAGGACTCCACAACAAGCTCGCAATTGCCAAAAGCAATATTGAACTACTTGTAGATTCGTTCAATGAAACAGAACAGAAAAACGACCCTCCCGAAGACATTGAAAACAAAGAAGCGATCAGACAGGTCCAAGAGAAGTTCAATGCAAAATTTCTGGAAATAGAATCAGCAGTGACATCCTTGTCCAATCTACTCAGTCCGCAATCTCTAGTTGAAATAAACGAATCCGTAAGCATCTGGGAAAATCTACGTGAGGAGTTCATTAAAAAGTACGAGGAAACTAAAACGAAAGCGAATGACAACAAACTTCAACTGCAACAAATCCAAACGCTAGAGCAGCGGATTGCTCTCCTGCGAAAACAGCAAACCGAAAAACAAAACGCTCTAACAACCTTAGGAGACCCCAAAGCAACTTATGTAACTCTTCGAAAATATTGGGACGAATTGCACACCAGAAAACTCGCAGAACTTAAAAGCCAATGCACTCAATTTACCGATCTTTCCGATGGGCTTATCAAAGCAGACCTTAGTAAAGGCTTGGACACATTCAAGTTAACCCAAAAGCTGAAACAGGCATTCATTGGAATGATTGTCCGAGAAGAAAAGCTCGATAGAGCCTGTCAAGGCATCCTAAATTCCACTGACCCATTCTCCGAGTGGAACACCATACTGACGGACCTTGAACATTTAGCTAAGCACTCAAACGAAGCCTCTACCGCACTACCAAATACGCCCACACTCGACAAATACGGCTTCATTGAAAGTGAAAAATCCAGAATTGGCTCAATGTTCGACTCTTCAAAATGGCTAGAGCTGTCAGTAACCGAACTCGAGTTCAATCCAAAATTTCATTACTGTTCCAACAAAAAAACAAACGAATACATAGATTTCAAAGATGCCTCTGCCGGGCAACAAGCCACTGCACTGTTAACAGTTTTACTCAATCAAACAGGTGCTCCACTGATAATAGATCAACCCGAAGACGACATTGATAGCCGAATGGTCAGGGATATTGTGGAACTTGTTTGGAAAGCCAAATGCCGGCGTCAACTTGTTTTCGCGAGCCATAGTGCAAACTTTGTAGTAAACGGCGATGCTGAGTTGGTTGTTTGCTGTGACTATGTAAAGACTGGTGACCAGACAAAAGGTATTGTTAAAGCCGTCGGCGCAATCGACAGCGAATCAATCAAAGAGGAAATCACGTCAGTAACAGAAGGAGGCAAGGAAGCATTCAAACTCCGTATGGAAAAATACGGATTCTAA
- a CDS encoding polysaccharide lyase family 8 super-sandwich domain-containing protein — MTPVRELYQKPWAYCAYGVLCWLLLSVATLRADEYDTVRQKWFDTMVGAGYDPLDPIIAPKLTSIANGANSNWSSMDKSPTRTYLWSDLASSTVSANITSSYGRLRSMALAYATPGCSLQGNATLLADLLSALDWMHANYYNSTKVIYDNWWDFEIGTPMHLTDIAVLLYDQLSSTQLSNYMGAVEKFTPSATTQATGGSTGTFTGANRMWKIRVVAVRGTVVKDGAKLIAARDAFSALFPYVTSGDGFYTDGSFLQHATHPYTAGYGASLLGTIAPVMNLLAGSTWEVTDPLKENVYRWVFDSFEPIIYRGAAWDLVRGREAGRSGANAQATGHSMIDSIMQVAQFAPAADAARMKSMIKEWALSDTVRDFVSNRPLPTIKMAQTLMNDGDIVRRGELITHFTFPEMDRVVHLGAGYGFGLSMSSTRIANFESINGENLKGWYTGDGMTILYNSDLLQYGDNYWATIDAYRLPGVTVDVTKSKLPHQTASIGPRAQGQNTLSPHNWVGGATLDKFGAAGMQFKGVAVTLTGKKSWFMFDDEIVCLGAGITSTDGRPIETTVENRKISSTGANAFTVNDTKLPSSLGWTDTLGGTAWAHLAGHVGGDDIGYYFPQATEIRAVREARTGAISDIDDGGSTTPITRNYLRMTLDHGSNPLDATYQYVLLPGRSARHTKTYAQYPQVIVLTNTGNMQAVQETTLGITAANFWTDTTRTVGGITANKKCSVLVREDGAFIDVAVSDPTQANTGTIKLQIAKVGTCISADPSISLDPLSHTIDMTINVNGSNGKTFKARFYRGEPQLVTIPAEADTYTYDNDANKDSNYGNASNLVIKKSGAGFNREAYVRFNIPDVGGIMFSLSMGLYCLQASSPGVHGVYLVPDTSWSETAVTWNNAPAATGPALATWTPVSAATLVFGFGKTITNTGPISFKISATTQTADGYVSYASSENSLTSNGPHLTLAVGHTPPEVKITSPTDGAYHPQAGPVTITANAIATDGAVTEVRFYNGATLLGTDNNGVPYELATSLPGGQHQLTAVAMDANGLSRTSLVHHVEVSYAPNAISTTVTTPQSTVVDVDLRTLVSDVETPTAQLRFAVSAPQNGTVTLLADGYTARFTPTAGYNGPANFTYMVKDKSHGENALFLYDFQTGNATDTTGQGREATVTVVGTGSAAYTSDVPTIFAPQAGQSIYLTENGTAGAARLERALTTTEVDLKNGDWTIGGWFKRASTANIDFIVQVGESGGYGNSAMTLGYYGTGNTLELRNYNNATQDVGITKANVAANVWHHFAIVRNSGTLSLYVDGTLAGSDNAFAFSFDNSKTVRFGGVSTSTSSAMWDRWWKGPLADLAMFNTAFSASEVTKLAGLPTAYFAGQSGTNTVNVTVFSPLESWRIENFGSASNNDAGDADGDGFTNAQEYVLGTNPQTGDAERMSPALAGGMVNFSFTAVKAEGVAYAGLTRRYTVEYATEFGNPTVWTAVTGYVDIVGNNQAVAVSLPASGERRFYRVKVVLGL, encoded by the coding sequence ATGACCCCTGTTCGTGAGTTGTACCAAAAGCCATGGGCGTATTGTGCCTATGGGGTGCTGTGCTGGCTTTTGCTGAGCGTCGCCACGCTGCGTGCAGATGAGTATGACACAGTGCGGCAGAAGTGGTTCGATACGATGGTGGGAGCGGGTTATGATCCACTGGATCCGATCATCGCGCCGAAGCTGACGAGCATCGCGAACGGGGCTAATTCCAACTGGTCGAGCATGGATAAGTCCCCTACCCGCACTTATCTGTGGAGTGATCTGGCTAGTTCCACGGTTTCTGCGAACATCACCAGTTCCTACGGACGACTGCGCTCGATGGCGCTCGCCTATGCTACTCCCGGTTGCTCGCTCCAAGGTAATGCCACGTTGCTCGCCGATCTCCTCAGTGCGTTGGATTGGATGCATGCCAATTATTACAACTCCACGAAGGTCATCTACGATAACTGGTGGGATTTCGAGATCGGCACGCCGATGCACCTCACGGACATCGCCGTATTGCTCTATGACCAGCTGAGTTCCACCCAGCTTTCCAATTACATGGGGGCGGTGGAGAAGTTCACGCCTTCGGCGACGACGCAGGCAACGGGAGGCAGCACAGGGACTTTTACGGGGGCGAACCGGATGTGGAAGATCCGCGTGGTGGCGGTACGCGGAACGGTGGTGAAGGATGGAGCGAAACTGATCGCAGCGCGGGATGCGTTCAGCGCACTTTTTCCGTATGTGACGAGCGGGGATGGTTTCTATACGGATGGTTCTTTCCTGCAACACGCGACGCATCCTTACACCGCGGGGTATGGGGCCAGCCTGTTGGGGACTATTGCACCGGTGATGAATCTGCTGGCGGGTTCTACGTGGGAAGTGACGGATCCTTTGAAGGAGAATGTGTATCGCTGGGTTTTCGATTCGTTCGAGCCGATCATCTATCGCGGAGCTGCGTGGGATCTGGTGCGCGGACGGGAGGCGGGACGATCTGGAGCGAATGCGCAGGCAACGGGACATTCGATGATCGATTCCATCATGCAGGTGGCGCAGTTCGCCCCGGCAGCGGATGCGGCGCGGATGAAGAGCATGATCAAGGAATGGGCGTTGAGTGATACGGTGCGGGATTTTGTGAGCAACCGTCCGCTGCCCACGATCAAAATGGCGCAGACCTTGATGAATGATGGAGATATCGTACGGCGTGGTGAATTGATCACGCATTTCACGTTCCCGGAGATGGATCGTGTGGTGCATCTGGGGGCGGGTTATGGTTTCGGGTTGAGCATGAGTTCTACCCGGATCGCGAATTTTGAATCGATCAACGGGGAAAATCTCAAGGGCTGGTATACGGGTGATGGCATGACGATTCTCTATAATTCCGACCTGCTCCAGTATGGGGATAATTATTGGGCGACGATCGATGCGTATCGCTTGCCCGGCGTGACGGTGGATGTGACGAAGAGCAAGCTGCCGCATCAAACGGCGTCCATCGGACCGCGCGCGCAGGGGCAGAACACGCTCTCGCCACATAACTGGGTGGGTGGCGCGACGCTGGATAAATTTGGCGCGGCTGGGATGCAGTTCAAGGGCGTAGCGGTGACGCTGACGGGGAAGAAATCGTGGTTCATGTTCGATGATGAGATCGTGTGTCTCGGTGCGGGCATCACGAGCACGGATGGGCGGCCAATTGAGACGACGGTAGAGAATCGCAAGATCTCCAGCACAGGAGCGAATGCGTTCACGGTGAATGACACAAAGCTGCCGTCTTCACTTGGGTGGACTGATACACTAGGCGGCACTGCTTGGGCGCACCTCGCAGGACATGTCGGGGGCGATGACATCGGTTATTATTTCCCGCAAGCCACGGAAATCAGAGCGGTACGGGAGGCGCGGACGGGTGCAATCTCAGATATTGATGATGGTGGCTCCACCACGCCGATCACGCGGAACTATCTGCGGATGACGTTAGATCATGGCTCGAACCCATTAGACGCAACCTACCAATACGTACTGCTCCCCGGACGCTCGGCCAGACACACGAAAACTTACGCCCAATATCCGCAGGTCATCGTGTTGACGAACACCGGAAATATGCAAGCCGTGCAGGAAACGACACTGGGCATCACGGCGGCAAATTTCTGGACGGATACGACCCGCACGGTGGGTGGCATCACAGCGAACAAAAAGTGCTCGGTGCTGGTGCGCGAAGACGGTGCATTCATCGACGTGGCGGTCAGTGACCCTACGCAGGCGAATACCGGAACCATCAAGCTGCAAATCGCCAAGGTCGGCACATGCATCAGCGCAGATCCGAGCATCAGCCTAGACCCCCTATCGCACACGATCGACATGACGATCAACGTGAACGGCTCAAACGGGAAAACGTTCAAGGCTCGGTTTTATCGTGGTGAACCGCAGCTCGTGACCATCCCCGCGGAGGCGGATACTTACACATACGATAACGATGCCAACAAAGATTCGAATTACGGCAATGCCTCCAATCTTGTCATCAAGAAGAGCGGCGCCGGGTTTAACCGTGAGGCTTACGTTCGTTTCAATATACCCGATGTCGGCGGCATCATGTTCAGCTTGTCGATGGGGCTCTACTGTCTGCAGGCGAGTTCGCCTGGAGTGCATGGAGTTTATCTGGTGCCAGATACGAGCTGGTCGGAAACAGCGGTCACCTGGAACAACGCTCCCGCTGCAACAGGTCCGGCATTGGCGACCTGGACACCGGTTTCTGCCGCCACCCTAGTTTTCGGTTTCGGCAAGACGATAACCAATACCGGGCCCATATCTTTCAAGATTTCTGCCACCACACAGACAGCGGATGGTTATGTGTCTTACGCCTCGAGCGAAAACAGCCTCACCTCAAATGGACCTCACCTCACTCTGGCAGTGGGGCACACTCCACCTGAGGTCAAAATCACGAGCCCAACAGATGGAGCGTATCATCCGCAAGCCGGACCAGTAACTATCACGGCGAATGCCATCGCGACGGATGGGGCGGTGACGGAGGTGAGGTTTTACAACGGAGCCACTTTGTTGGGCACGGATAACAACGGTGTACCTTATGAATTGGCGACGAGCCTTCCGGGCGGGCAACATCAACTCACGGCTGTGGCGATGGATGCGAATGGGTTGAGCCGCACGAGTCTGGTGCATCATGTGGAGGTTTCTTATGCGCCCAATGCGATCAGCACCACGGTTACAACTCCCCAGAGCACGGTGGTGGACGTGGACTTGCGCACGCTGGTGAGTGATGTGGAGACGCCGACGGCACAATTGCGCTTCGCCGTGAGCGCGCCGCAGAATGGCACGGTGACGCTGCTGGCGGATGGTTACACGGCGCGGTTCACGCCGACGGCAGGTTACAATGGCCCGGCGAATTTCACTTACATGGTGAAGGATAAGTCGCACGGAGAGAACGCGCTGTTCCTCTATGATTTCCAAACGGGCAATGCCACGGATACGACGGGGCAAGGGCGGGAGGCGACGGTGACGGTCGTAGGGACAGGGAGCGCGGCTTATACGTCCGATGTGCCGACGATCTTTGCACCGCAAGCGGGGCAAAGCATTTATCTGACGGAGAATGGCACGGCGGGAGCGGCGCGATTGGAGCGGGCGCTGACGACGACGGAGGTGGACTTGAAGAATGGGGATTGGACGATCGGTGGGTGGTTCAAACGGGCGAGCACGGCGAATATCGATTTCATCGTGCAGGTGGGTGAATCGGGCGGTTACGGGAACAGCGCGATGACGTTGGGTTATTATGGCACGGGCAACACGTTGGAGCTGCGTAACTACAATAACGCGACGCAGGACGTGGGCATCACGAAGGCGAACGTGGCGGCGAATGTGTGGCATCACTTCGCCATCGTGCGAAATAGCGGCACGCTGAGTCTGTATGTGGATGGGACGTTGGCGGGGAGCGATAATGCGTTCGCGTTCAGTTTCGATAATAGCAAGACGGTGCGCTTTGGCGGAGTCAGCACGTCCACAAGCAGTGCGATGTGGGATCGTTGGTGGAAAGGTCCGCTGGCGGATCTGGCGATGTTCAACACGGCGTTCAGCGCGAGTGAGGTGACGAAGCTGGCTGGATTGCCAACAGCTTACTTCGCGGGGCAATCGGGGACGAACACGGTGAATGTCACGGTGTTCAGTCCGCTGGAGAGCTGGCGGATCGAGAACTTCGGTTCTGCGAGCAATAATGATGCAGGGGATGCAGATGGCGATGGTTTCACAAACGCGCAGGAGTATGTGCTGGGGACGAATCCGCAGACGGGTGATGCGGAACGGATGTCCCCTGCCCTCGCGGGTGGGATGGTGAATTTCAGTTTCACCGCGGTGAAGGCGGAAGGTGTGGCGTATGCGGGGCTGACACGGCGTTATACGGTGGAGTATGCGACGGAGTTCGGGAATCCCACGGTGTGGACGGCGGTAACGGGGTACGTTGATATCGTGGGGAATAATCAGGCGGTGGCGGTGAGTTTGCCTGCAAGTGGAGAGCGGAGGTTTTATCGGGTGAAGGTGGTGTTGGGGCTTTAA
- a CDS encoding LysR family transcriptional regulator, with protein MNALNCFDEEHEPVSSMNQPLDSRQLRAFVTLARTGSFTLAAKELFLSQSAVSHSMKALENDVGCRLFDRVGKKVSLTLAGEQLLQYAEKILQEMNSARDSLENLGKWGRSRLRLGASTTACQYVLPSVLREFKESFPDCIVTIEPGDSPALVEMIRNHRVDLALTLEPKLDEQLSFHPLFHDELMFLVSPLHPWAAKNQVNRLEIPKQNYILYNRHSYTFGAVDEYFAQEGYELKTFMQLGSMEAIKELVKLGLGISVLAPWIAQKEIQERSLVALPLGRRKLKRNWGVLQWKSRHLSLAEQTFLGLCESVTEELSRKIAISEGVSVGEAA; from the coding sequence ATGAATGCTCTGAATTGTTTCGATGAAGAGCATGAACCAGTTTCATCCATGAACCAGCCGCTCGATAGCCGCCAATTAAGGGCCTTTGTGACCCTTGCCAGAACGGGAAGCTTCACGCTTGCCGCCAAAGAACTGTTCCTATCCCAGTCCGCCGTCAGTCATTCTATGAAGGCTTTGGAGAATGATGTAGGGTGTAGACTTTTTGACAGGGTGGGCAAAAAAGTTTCCCTGACGCTCGCAGGTGAACAACTTCTGCAGTACGCGGAAAAAATACTACAGGAGATGAATAGCGCGCGGGATTCGCTGGAAAATCTCGGCAAATGGGGCCGGAGCCGGTTGCGTCTCGGAGCCAGCACGACGGCGTGCCAATACGTGCTGCCATCGGTGTTGCGGGAGTTCAAGGAGAGCTTCCCGGATTGTATCGTGACGATCGAGCCGGGTGATTCCCCTGCCCTCGTGGAGATGATCCGCAATCATCGTGTGGATTTGGCCCTCACACTTGAGCCGAAACTGGATGAGCAACTTTCTTTTCATCCGCTTTTCCATGATGAGCTGATGTTTCTGGTGAGTCCGTTGCATCCGTGGGCGGCGAAGAACCAGGTGAACCGGTTGGAGATACCGAAGCAGAATTACATCCTGTACAATCGTCATAGTTACACCTTCGGTGCGGTGGATGAATATTTTGCTCAGGAAGGTTATGAGCTGAAGACGTTCATGCAGCTCGGCAGCATGGAGGCGATCAAGGAACTGGTGAAGTTGGGCTTGGGCATCAGCGTGCTGGCACCGTGGATCGCGCAGAAAGAAATCCAGGAGCGTTCACTGGTGGCGTTGCCACTGGGTCGTCGCAAGCTGAAACGGAACTGGGGCGTGCTGCAGTGGAAGAGCCGTCACCTGAGTCTCGCAGAGCAGACGTTTTTGGGATTGTGCGAATCGGTGACGGAGGAGCTATCCAGGAAAATCGCGATCTCGGAAGGTGTCAGTGTTGGGGAGGCGGCTTAG
- a CDS encoding CmpA/NrtA family ABC transporter substrate-binding protein — protein sequence MTIRNRSQRNVKRLKIGYVPLIDCAPFLVAQEKGFFARYDLNVELSREPGWATIRDKVIYGELDAAHAVAGMPFAATLGLGSIVCECATALVLNLHGNAITLSKDLYERGVRDARTLKQVIDRDRGERTYTFGVVYPFSSHNFLLRQWLRSGRIDPDKDVHIVVVPPPQMFANLRAGNLDGYCVGEPWNSVAVRAGIGWCVTTSAELAPNHPEKVLMVRKEFIDHHADEHTRLVAAMLEACDYCDNPEHRDELVNILSRPVYLNVPAQNLRQSLTSTFDCGYGRTRPTTDFLVFHRHGANEPSMDKAAWVINHLIHSGMATQPDGIVRSTASKVFRQDLYEEGHQMFSECRRPLSIANAGNQPLVV from the coding sequence ATGACCATTCGTAACCGGTCCCAGCGTAACGTGAAGCGGCTAAAAATCGGCTATGTGCCGCTGATCGACTGCGCGCCATTCCTCGTCGCGCAGGAGAAAGGCTTCTTCGCGCGTTACGATCTGAACGTGGAACTTTCCCGCGAACCAGGCTGGGCCACCATCCGGGATAAGGTCATCTATGGTGAGCTGGATGCCGCCCATGCCGTCGCCGGAATGCCCTTCGCTGCCACGCTCGGCCTCGGCTCCATCGTCTGCGAATGCGCTACCGCCCTCGTCCTGAACCTCCACGGCAACGCTATCACGCTCTCAAAGGATCTCTACGAACGCGGCGTCCGCGATGCTCGCACCTTGAAGCAGGTCATTGATCGCGATCGCGGAGAACGCACCTACACCTTCGGCGTCGTCTATCCTTTCTCCTCGCACAATTTCCTCCTGCGCCAATGGCTTCGCAGCGGTCGCATCGATCCGGATAAGGACGTACATATCGTCGTCGTCCCCCCGCCGCAGATGTTCGCCAATCTCCGGGCCGGTAACTTAGATGGCTATTGCGTCGGTGAACCGTGGAACTCCGTCGCTGTGCGCGCGGGTATCGGCTGGTGCGTGACCACCAGTGCGGAACTCGCTCCGAACCACCCCGAGAAAGTTCTCATGGTGCGCAAGGAATTCATCGACCACCACGCGGATGAACACACCCGCCTCGTCGCCGCCATGCTCGAAGCCTGTGATTACTGCGACAATCCCGAGCACCGTGATGAACTCGTGAACATCCTCTCGCGCCCCGTCTATCTGAACGTCCCCGCGCAGAATCTTCGGCAAAGCCTGACCTCCACGTTCGATTGCGGTTACGGCCGCACGCGTCCAACCACAGATTTCTTGGTGTTCCACCGCCATGGTGCGAATGAGCCCTCCATGGACAAGGCCGCGTGGGTCATCAATCACCTCATCCACAGCGGCATGGCTACACAACCGGATGGCATTGTCCGCAGCACTGCCAGCAAAGTATTCCGTCAGGACCTCTACGAAGAAGGGCATCAGATGTTCTCTGAATGCCGCCGTCCGCTCTCCATCGCCAACGCCGGTAACCAGCCACTCGTCGTGTAA
- a CDS encoding MFS transporter yields the protein MNLSEIKKNGHWPTLFAAFLYFDFSFMVWTLLGPLSAHIAEALKLNQQQVGLMVAIPSLGGAILRIALGLLVDRIGAKNTGILAQCIVIAGLVYAWLVGLNSYPAILLMGFNLGFAGASFAVALPQSGRWYPPHMQGTVLGLAGAGNIGVVLDSLIAPRLAEAYGWQAVFALALIPAVLVLIVYIVMSKEPPGKVKPKTLSDYVTLLRDKDTHWFCFFYTVTFGGFSGLAYSLVMYFHNEYQLSKIQAGDFAALSIAVGALARPIGGALADRIGGIRSLHFVYVFAAIFLVCGVMVHNLWLNVLFFFLAAGTLGCGNGAVFQLLPQRFSRDLGTMSGLVGAGGGLGGFLLALALGYSKGQTGSYIIGFTSFAVLCLVALVGLQLVKKRWRTTWGAQSAARI from the coding sequence ATGAATCTCTCTGAAATTAAGAAAAACGGTCATTGGCCCACACTTTTCGCGGCCTTCCTCTACTTTGACTTCAGTTTCATGGTGTGGACGCTCCTCGGCCCGCTCAGCGCGCACATCGCCGAGGCCCTCAAGCTGAATCAGCAACAGGTCGGCCTCATGGTCGCCATCCCCAGCTTGGGCGGCGCGATTCTCCGCATCGCCCTCGGCTTGCTCGTGGACCGCATCGGCGCGAAGAATACCGGCATCCTCGCCCAATGTATCGTCATCGCCGGTCTGGTGTATGCATGGCTTGTGGGCTTGAACTCCTATCCTGCGATTCTGCTCATGGGCTTCAACCTCGGCTTCGCCGGTGCGAGCTTCGCTGTGGCATTGCCGCAGAGCGGTCGTTGGTATCCACCTCACATGCAAGGCACCGTGCTTGGTCTCGCAGGCGCAGGTAACATCGGTGTCGTGCTGGATTCCCTCATCGCTCCGCGTCTCGCAGAAGCCTACGGCTGGCAAGCTGTGTTCGCTCTCGCCCTTATCCCCGCCGTGCTCGTGCTCATCGTTTACATCGTGATGTCCAAAGAGCCGCCCGGCAAAGTGAAGCCCAAGACGCTCTCCGATTACGTCACGCTCCTGCGCGATAAAGACACACACTGGTTCTGCTTCTTCTACACCGTTACCTTCGGCGGCTTCAGCGGGTTGGCTTACTCGCTCGTCATGTATTTCCACAACGAATATCAGCTTTCTAAAATTCAAGCCGGTGACTTCGCCGCCCTCAGCATCGCCGTGGGTGCCTTGGCACGACCCATCGGTGGCGCGCTCGCCGATCGCATCGGCGGCATCCGCTCGCTGCACTTCGTTTACGTCTTCGCCGCCATCTTCCTCGTCTGCGGCGTGATGGTGCATAACCTCTGGCTGAACGTCCTCTTCTTCTTCCTCGCCGCAGGAACCTTAGGTTGTGGCAATGGCGCAGTGTTCCAACTTCTGCCCCAGCGTTTCAGTCGCGATCTCGGCACCATGAGCGGCTTGGTCGGTGCGGGTGGTGGTCTTGGCGGCTTCCTCCTTGCGCTGGCACTTGGTTATTCCAAAGGCCAGACCGGCAGCTATATCATCGGCTTCACCAGCTTCGCCGTCCTCTGCCTCGTGGCGCTCGTCGGCCTGCAACTGGTCAAGAAACGCTGGCGCACAACCTGGGGCGCCCAATCCGCTGCCCGCATTTAA